The Parus major isolate Abel chromosome 8, Parus_major1.1, whole genome shotgun sequence nucleotide sequence ATTTTGGGAGCATGAAAATGCACTGGTGAGAAGTCACAGCAtggccacagcacagctgtgataaactgctttttttttcctttatggaTTTTGGGCTAGTTCTGCATATCCTCCCTGCCCCCAGTCTGtccagaatatattttaagcaTTTGGAGTGTGATTCAGATCAACTGTTTAGGTGTCTCTCTATTTGTTTACTGTTGTCACTAAGTAATATTTGAATCCTTAAGCCAACTTAGCAATCCCCCTAAATTTAGCTGAGAGTAAACATCTCAGAACTGTAGAGAGCTTGCAGCTTTCACAAAAATTGTAGTCCCCTTGTTAAGGGGGATTTGAGCCCAGTAGTTACCTGCTTTACGTGGTTTACAAGCAGTCTAGTCAGTGCATGTATGGGTTGGAATTTGCCTCACCATCCTTGATGTTTGGAGGTGGCTAGAGGGAGGAATGTGAAAATTTTCAGAACATTGGAGATGCAATGGCATGTGTAGCAGTGTGGTGCCACGTTTAAGGCTACAAAACCATCCCACTGCTGATCTGCTTATAGAATAACGTGTATCCCCAAGGTAGGTGAAAAAGCCTAGATTGGGGCAAAAGCATTATCAGGTGGGTGGAAAATAATCATGAGTGTAGATAGCTGGAAAAATAACCCtttcactttttgtttctttggggagtaaatgtgtattttaaattttgaagaaaaatatagaacaaaagcattttaattctgaaacaacactgaaaatgttttacaggAACTGTTGTATGCCTCATGTGTCCCTTTTCCAAACTCTGGGTTTGTATTTGCCTTAGTATAATGCAGGAGCACTTGAAAGCACAGACCACGCAGAGCACctggttgtgtgtgtgtgtgtgtgtgtgtggcactgCTCTGAGTTCTACATCAGCCTTGTGAGCCTTATGGAACTGATGCTGTGATTTTGCATATAAAAAGCTGTATTAATTGTTGCATTTCAAATGTATGCCCTTGACTGAAAATCATCTGGGATAAAAATGTTCCAGATAGTATTTCATACAATATGCACTTTACTGTGTACTTCATAAGGTAGCATGTTTGTAGTCACTGCTCCAAAAGTAGACAGAGTAGTAATTTCCAGTGTAATATTCTACAAAAATGAGCAAACTGGTTTATCCTGaggcttttaagaaaaagtaaaggAGCATTGACTTTCTCCATCAAGCTCCTTTTCATCTGTAAACTGCTAGCAGGATTATTAAGTACTTGATGAACTCTCACAATTGCAGCCTACCTATGGGAAAAAGCAGTGTCTTTTTATGCTAGGTATTTTCTGTATATTGTAATAATAACTTCAGGGAATAAATAATGGTTTTCCTATTTATATAAAACTGTGTTCTGTGTTTAAAAGATTAAATACAATTGGAGTCTTCTCGTAGAGTAACAGTTTGATAAATGGTTACTGTAATTAAGTTAgtggaattaattttataatgaGCTTTTCAAGAACCTGTGTGATTTAATGTATCTCGAAGATGTTAGTCACGTGTTTTTGTAATCCTGCACAGGAGATACTCTTTGGATAACAGGACAGCTAATTAGCAATTGAATGGTTTCACATGAAAAAGGCATATTATAATTTAGAGTGGGACTTTCACCTAGGATGATAAAGTGGATTGGATGTGGTGATAAGGATATAGAAGGATGGCCAATAAATGAGGCTAAGCATAATTTTTTAACTGGGACATGGAAGTTATTTACATagtctggttttaattttcttggtaAATTAATTGTATCAGACGCTGTGACTTTATCGACTAAATATTAGTCAGTAAAGTAGGTTCAGTTAGGGTGTTTACTTAAAGCTACTGTCCATATTCAGGACAAGTGCAAATTGTATGTAATGatcatttttgcatttttctgttaagATGACATGCTAAAGATGAACACACCAGATAGTGTGTCAAAATGTGGAATGTGGTTTCTTGTTCCAAGGGACTGTGGTATACCATCTTAAAAACTTCACATCTTCACCTTTTGTTGTGGCCATGTGATCCCATGCTTGTGCTGCAGCACGTTGTCCTTTAATATGACCCACAGAAAAAACTGATTCATCCAGAGCCgtctgaaaagaagaaaagatgagaTTTGCAACTCTGATCTATTTGTAGACTTATTTCTAGTATAGTTCCACAATAGTTGTGTTGACAGAGTTGTCCCAGGTATTTGAGATAGATAATTGGGATGAGTGCTGTGTGATGTGTGTAGGTGAGTTGGGTGTAAGTAAAATCACAGATTCTGCCTGTTCCTTCTAGTTGTTCCCAgttccagttttcctttttcatagTTGACAGCTTTCTGTCTTCTAGCAGTTCTTCAGGATTTCTAGTCTGTCTCTTTCTCCAGTCAGCATCCACTCATTTTGCCAATGTAGCTGCTCTCCTTAGCTGTGCATTCACATTTAGCATTCCCCTCAGCCTGCCTTCATCACAGCTCCACCGGGATTTTTGTTCTCAGGCAAACTCTTCTGTATGCAGAATCCCAATTTCTTACTCCAAAATATGGAGGAAGAAAACCTCCTTGAAGGAACAGTCAGATGTGTCTTAAGCAGCAAGAAgggtttaaaataatttccatatttGTGCACAGAAATGAGTAATTATTTTGACTGAGAATTCAGGAGAGAGACAGCAGGGTGGGAATATCAGTCTGAGACAGATGCTTCAATGTATAATTTCAGCACAAACTCTAATTTGGCCAAGATACAAGAAACTGAAAGCAGTTTAAGTGCTTCAGGctttaaagagaagaaatttgaTATAGTGGTGGCTTTTCTAGGGTTCTGCTGTAAAGTCACACTTGTATAATTCATATTTAGTTTCATGTGAAGTAATTTTGCAATCTTATCCTGGAATGTCTGGCTGGAAGAGGGGTGATGCCTATATCACACCCATCGTCCCAGTAAGTTTCCTCATATAGGTAGCCCAGAAGAGTGAGAAATGCCAGTGCTGTCAGCAGTTTTGATAGCACTGCTGAGTGGAAGGGGTGCAAAGGAACAGATGTACAGTGCTGGTCATTGTCATACAACTTTCTGGTTTGACCTTTTTTTCGTAGTTTTAGAGAAGGAGTAAGACAATGCTAGGAGGTGGTtgagcttttgtttgttttcatacaTCCTGTTATTTAAGTACCAGTTCACTTTCTGTCTgttgcattttggttttcttcaggAGAAAGTAGAAATAGCATTCTACAAGAAGATTCtttctaaagaatttttttcctcttatgtaGCAATAGGTTTGTCTAGCCTAGTGAACCCAtctttttgaaagaagaaaaacagcacattGTACTATCCATTCTGGTTCTTTGCAGTGTTAGTTTTGAGTAAAAGTTTCCCTTGCTAGTTTGCTACCTTTTAAAACCGGTTGACAATTTCTTcatattattctattttttcttttactttaattattttgtcttaCTAGCCTTTTATATGTGAGATTAATATAAGTAGTCCCATTCTGACAGACTATATTTTGACCATATGTAATATAGTCTTACTGTGTCAGAGACAGTTGAAATCTCAAAATAACTCCAGTGAcgtttattaatattttttttgcatttaagcTTTTGTTATAACCTTAAGCTGCTTATTGTTAGGTATTATTTGAAGTAAGATCTTCATAATGTCTTTTGGTGGAGGTTATTTCTATCATTTGAAAGTACTGCTTGTTTTGATGTAATGTAGaatcagaagaataaaatactgtttccaGAAAACTGATTTCTTGCTCATGTAGTTCTGTGAAACTCACTATgtgtgggaagagctgctggcaTACTCTAGATGCGATAGACTGCTGAATATAATTTGTTAAATGAAATTCATCCCTAATTTAGTAATACTACTTTGTTAGGAAGTGATGTGTTTTCTATGTGGAAATAATCCAAAATCTTGATTAATCTGGTGTCTCTGCAGATTCTCATCTTTTTAGAGGTgctaatttttctgtcttgggCGAATGCTTCTGTAAGGGATTAGATTCTTCTTGCATAAatagctgctgctttcagtttttaaaaatgtaatgttaAAAGTAAAATCCATGCTCTGCAGAGAATTTAAGAACTGCTATTTTATACCACAGAGATCCAccagttttatttattactttggGCAATTATATATGTGTGTCACATTTGCTCTTGTAAATGGTAACTTTGCCAGTAGCAGATATTGTCTCTGAAGTAATTTCGGGATTTACTGAAGTATGGTACTAGAGAGTGCTCCTCCTGTCAGATATTCACAAATGCTGTATCTGAACACCAGGAAAAATTTGAGTCTTATCACTGCACTATTATCAGTGAACATGCTGATTGTTACATGAGACTCAGGAGAACAGATTATTTCTCTTCAATATAAAAATGATTCATTATACTCTAGATCAGATGAGCacacagttctgttttcttgggTTGAATTGTTGTGGAAGACTTTAGATTTTGCCCATTTTCATCAAAGAGTGACAAACAACTATTGGAGACTTCTCTTGGAAGCCTATTCTCCCTGATTTGTTTAATGTTGTATGTAATGTTAATTTATCCATCTGAAGTTCCATATATATAATTCCACCACAGTTATAGTAGAGGCATCTTTAGCTTATTGATTTCTGGTCTAGTATACTCCCAGTGTATTCAGGTATTGACTGCTTCTTTTCACTGTCTCTTTTCTAGCTTAGGGCCACATGGAACAACATACTTGTAACTTCATCTATGTTTCTGAGTTCCTTTACACAATCGGTGTCATACTTGACTCTTAGGCAGTACCAGCataacccagaaaaaaaattggttatTCTGCCTATTTAAGAAGggttttcctcattttgctgTCTTTAATTCTTGGTTTTTATCTCTATGtaaatttgtttcctttgttttgctaCAAGTTTTCATGCACACAGTTCAGCGTTCAGTAACTTTACTAAGTAGGCTGGTGGttaagttaaataaaaattctagcATAATGTGAATATGGTGTGTGTTGGTAGAGTCTGCCTAAAGAGTATGTTTAAGGGTTCTTAAATGCAAAAATGTGTACCCAGAAATGCATCCTGTGGTGGCATGAAATGCTTGATTGTATGTAAAGTGTACAATTTCTGCAAGCAGTTGAACTTCAGTCTCACTCTGAAGATTGTCCATACTGATTAATGTGTGACCATTTCCATATggtttcagcagcagcatttgctcACTGGCTTCTTACACAGGTCCTTCCCCACAAGACACAAATTGAGAGGCTTATTTCAGAGCTCTGTCTGCATTACACTCTATTTAACCTGTAACTTCCTATTTTTTAGTGGGATCTGCAGACCACAGTGTGTTGTTTCTTAGCTGATTATCACTCTTCAAACTTTGAATCTTTATTGCAGTATTCCAGTATTCTTTCTTAAATGTTAATGTGGTTCCCTGAAGAAAGGCTTTTAGACCTAAAAGCTTACTTAGTTTCCCTTGCACTCCTTATTCCAACTCATAAATATCTTCTAAAATGAGTGGTgtccaaaatattaaattactcTTCCATtgaatttctctgctgcagaagaTGTGGTTGTTCTAAGTGAAAAATGTCATTGTAATTGGTTATGCAATGTAGAGGAATAATAGTTAATTTTCAAGACAGTTTTTCTAAGGAAACTTCTGGGAAAAATTATGTAACTGTTCACTTCTTAAGCCCTTGTGAATGTTGTTTTCTAAGTTTTAAGTGTAATTAAGGTGCCATCATTTCACTGTATACTGATTAaagtttcctgttttttaaaattgttattcCCTCCTCCACCCCTGCAAACTTCAACCAGACAAAAAATTCTGACTAAGTAAAACTTTTTTACCCACCTTGATTTCTTTTTGATATTTACACATACATATTTGATATTAATCTTTTTGCTGTGTATAAAATGCTTCAGCTGTCCCCCAAGGCAAATAGACACAGCTGGGGTTGTGTCTTTCGTACTGTAAGTAAAATagggttgttttggtttttggaaAATCAGGAGAGATGAGGTGTACAAATCTGACAAAATACTGACATTTCTATTCTAGCCATTCCTGAAACAACTTCTTCATATGTTCTTTACTTAGGACTggtaaagtaaataaaaattatgagatTGGGGTGCCTTCTGATTGGCTCACtgttatattttgtttaattttttttttctttaaatgtattttgtatttttaccGAAGTTACTGAGctagtatttttatttggtatGTTGTTCTTTTGCAAAAATTGGTCAGACTGTCATACTTCCAGTGTCTCCAGGTGCATCAGTTAAAGGGATCTTTAGGAAAGGCAACAACGTGGATTAAGAGTAACATGCATTTTCAAGTGGTTGTCTTTGTCTTCTTGTTCTTCCATTCTTTGTCTTATTATGATGATAGTTCTCTACTGTTTGCTTAATTGAGAAATGCCTCTGAATAAATGAAACCTGATTTGATTTAGTTACCTACATAATAGAATTTATGATACTTCATGTAGCATTACTATAGAAACATCTTCTGTTGCTGAATTTCATTGCAATTAGacataattaatgttttcttatgCAGCTCAGTTTGTATTTTGAATTGGCAACTTAATGGTGaatgaattttctgttcttacCAGTATGAAGTCTTAACTAGTTGAAAGTAAAGACAATTTCCAGTAATCTAAATATAAAAACTGTGTAGAATGAAGACTATGGAGGAACCTGTCAGCTTGTGTTTTAGACCATGAAGTTTTGAATTGTCAAGATGAAAATAAGGTCACTTATTTATTGTATGAAGTCACTAGAATATGAAGAAAGCTTCAATATAACCGGTGTTCTTTAGTGAATTACAGTGCTTTCATAGTACTAGATGTTCTTAAATTAAATGTGATTGCTGGTGTGTTTTTTCAAGTAGTAACTTGGCAGTTGGCACAGGTGCCCAAATTGGAGACAACTGAAAACACTGTGTGACTTTTGGATCTGTAgatgtattttgtctttcaatATCCAAAATATTCCACTACAAACGAGGTGCTATGCACTATGTTTTCCTGGGATGAAGAATAGGTTTAATGTGAGCTCTAGAAAGCATTTTAATCCCATTGTATAGATGAAGGTTATTCAGGGATTTGGAGCCAATATAAGTTTAGAGGTCTGCTCTGTTAATTAAACAGCAGAGTTTTTCACTGTGTGTCTAACAATAAAATGCATTTGACAGTGCATTTCATAATTAATTTGTTATAATAATACCTTTCACTACTTGTTTTCTTGTGTCTCTTCAAATGCCTTCTGAAATTTGAACACTAACAGGACTTCTGTGAATTTGTTTGCTTGCACATTTTGTGTGTGATACAATGAATCACTTAGAAACTACCAAGAAAGATGTTTTACATTTGAAACCTAGATTAGAATTTCACATACTTAATTACTTTATAGCATATTGATCTTTCTTTTATTAGGGCACTTCTAAAATTGATagtttattctttaaaaagctgttaCTCTTTATATATCCTATTGcattcttcttcattttcagtgtggtaatttaaatattttattgatatctttgtctttttctcaacagttttcaaaatctgGTTAATGTGATGGCATAAACTAGTAAAGCTTTTGGAGTACATGATGGATATCAGCAACAGTGATTGATATTATTGGAGTGGTACAGTAAGAGCCTGCTGTATGAAATGCCAGAAGTTTACATTTCTTCTAGTTTTGCAATGGTAAGTTTTTTACATTTGTACTATAGAAATAATAACTTTTTGTCTTGTCATGTAAGGGgtttttctttagaaagtaTCTTATCAGCAAATCAGTAAAGATTTCTCCCTTACATATGATTTCTAAAGTCTGTTGAGTTCAGCAGTAATTACTAACCAAAGTATACATTTGAATTTGGTTTAGGTTATTTTATTGGTATTGATTTGCAATGTCAGTTACTCACCCCTAATGTTTGCTAGCTTTAATTAGAACAACCTAGGGGAAATGGAATATGTAAATAAACCCTGTTTTTCATGTTAGGGTTCAACCCCAAATCACTCTCCAGATTACTCTCCAGATGGTATTGAGCTTGTGTGCAGAGGGAGAATATGCAGGCAAGTTTATCCATGTGGAAGATAGGTGTAAAAACGATTACAGAAAGCACATAGTGTTTTGCTGTCTTCAGTCAGCTGCTGATGTTTGACCATTTGCTGCTTGACAGGTTGTTTATATTTCCTCTCAAGGCAGAGTGTGTTGGAGAGCTCtcatttacttaattttaagtGGACAGAATGAAAgtcagcactgcagcatctctTTAGATGTATTTTCAGGAATACAAAAAGTGCACCTTTCCAGGCATTCATCTAAGGCAGCAGGACTAGCTAACGAGGAGGGCTGTAGCAGCACAGATAAATCGGTTTTGAGAACAtttgaaatttgcattttgtaattgtctttttctttgttgcACTTTTGTGCACTTTTGTACTGTTGTACACAGTTGTGTACAGAGCTATATCACATGTACACaaaattctgtgctttcttcttttgtccAGAACTACACCAAGCAATACTGTTAGGATACATTGCTTTTCTTAAGAAATACTGCTTGCATTGTGAATTCCTAAACACACAGTACAGTAAATACTGGTAATTGTTAAACAGAATTGTACTGGATGAGAGAGTACTTGTTTTGTCCcattctcttttctgttctAACCATGTGACAATGAAATAATTGATTTGGGAGAATTTATGcgtttatgttctttttttcctcttcttttctgaaaatgaaaaacacctCTAGTacaattttcttcatttgttattttcagtgtttctaaGTAATGTGTGAAAGattttattccatatttaaaatttacaatCCTCACATCATATGGCAGTTGAATGGGTTTGTGTAATTTGGAATTTGGGTAGATGAAAATGGGAAGGTGTGCCATTATGCACAAATGTGAATCTATTCATTAGCAAGGCTGTTATGACAGATCTGTGGTGATACAGAGTTTGACACATTAAACTTTTAAAGATTAAATGAATGAAAGGGTAACACTGAACTGAGttctcttaaaaattatttcgAGATACTGGGCAGGTCAAGTACTCCTACATTTCACcttgaaatgtgaaatacaggCACTCTGAAATGGGATATTTTAAACTTTGAGTCTGAATTTACTTAAATCTGATGTGAGTGATGATTCGTCTCACCAGCTGAGAGCAAACAGCCTTTCAGTACCTCAGAGGAGATTCCTGATAGAGCCAGGCTTTTGTTGTCATAAGTGACAGAGAAGTAGGAGAGGCTCCACCTGTGTatcagaaaaagtatttttgttttaaggactggaacaggttgcctagAGAAGTTGTAGAATATCTGTATGCAGTGTTTTTCAAGACCCAGCTGGATAATGTTCCATGTAACTAAATCTGAATTTAGGCCTCATGTTCATTTGAATGGGAGGGTGGATAGGATTCCCTCCCAAAGGCCTTTCCAGCTGgaatgattttatgattctgattcagaaattttatttcaatttttccaaTGGTAGCTTCAAGTATTTTTTAGTggtgtgctttattttttttttagttccttGCTAAATTAGAATTGCACGtctgttttgttatttatgagagatttgttttttctttaagcagCAACAGAGTAAGCAAGTGCAATTTTAAAGGTTTACTTCTTAGTCTGTGAAACCACGTAACTAGAATCTGTGGGATATTAAGAATGCAATCTCATACCTTTTACTTGAACAgacaaatttaaataataatacaaatacaTTATAACATATGtacaattacataaaaatagtGTCTTTTAGTAACTAGAGACTAACTGGAACATCCCAGGCTTACATAAGGCATAAATATGAGCAACACTCACACAAGTACTGAAGCCAGAACAACCACAAATACCGAGTCAGCTACTTTGTAGCTGAGATGGAAAAACTGAATGCGCTAAAGAAATACCATGGAAAGAAGCAGTATGAATGCATTGAATGGTCTTATTCAGTTTTACATTAGTACATTTGTGACAATATTTGCTGATTTCAGATTTGCTGTGTCTctagatgtttttaaaatgttttttctgactgtttttttttttaaggtttccCACTGAGTGGATCACGATGAACATACTTTAGGGACTTGCCATAGTATGGCTGCTTCTCGATCTACTCGTGTTACAAGATCTACAGTGGGTTTAAATGGTTTGGATGAAAATTTCTGTGGTAGAACATTAAGGAACCGTAGCATTGCTCATCCAGAGGAAGTCTCACCTCATCCTCAAATCCGATCCAGGTCACCAAAGAAGAGGCCAGAGTCTGTGCAAACTCAAAAGGGCAGCAATGGTGGCAGAACTACTGATCTGAAACAGCAGAGTGCTCGGGAGTCATGGGTGAGCCCTAGAAAGAGAGGGCTGTCCACTTCGGAGAAGGATAATGGTGATAAGCAAACTGTggaaaatagtgaaaaaaaacaagcagaagcTGTTTCACCAGTTTTGAAAAGAATTAAACGCTGTCTACGTTCAGAGGCACCCAACAGTTCTGAAGAAGACTTGCCCACTAAGGCAGAGAAGGAGTCATTGGAGCATAAGAGCTTAGTGTCGGACAATGATGCAGCCTCCACAGGGACTAAGCGAGCTTGTAGATGTCTTATATTGGATGATTGTGAGAAAAGGGAAGTTAAAAAGGTGAATGTCTGTGCAGAAGGGTTTAATAATTCTGCAGTAGTTGAAGAGGTTGCAGGTTATCAGACTGTCAATGGAGTTGGTGAGAGAGACTCAAATTCTCTTAACTGTGATGACTGTCAGCTTGATGGGAACACTAAGCAAAACAGTGCTGGTTCCCATACACCCAAGGACAAAACAGTAGCAGAAAATGGAAACTCATTTGCCCATTCTTCGTTGTTGCTTAATAGCAGCAAAGAGGACAGTGTTGTAGACCATTATGTGCCTTGCACAAACTCTCAAGAACAGGTAAAGTTAGAGGACCACAAAACAATAAACGACTGCTTGCCTGAGGAGCATGCTAATCAGGCATTTGAGCCAGCTACAGGGTCCTTTTCTGAAATCCAGTCATCTTTGTTAAGGGATTcagaggaggaggtggatgTTGTGGGAGATAGCAGTGCCTCTAAGGAACAGTGTGCTGAAAACACCAATAGCAACCTGAATACTCACCATGACAGTGCATCAATCTCAGGTGAACCTGAACCACATTCTTCAGTGCTGAACTGTGTTTCAGCTCAGATGACAAATATGTTGGAGCTTCAAGAACACAGATACACGTTGAGAACTTCACCACGAAGGGCTGCCCCTGCCAGAAGTAGCCCTACTAAAAATAACTCTCCTTGTAGAGAAAACGGACAGGTTGAGGAAAATAATCTTAGTCCTACTGAAAAGAATGTACCTGTAGGTATTAATAATATCAATGGATCTCCCAAAAAGTCTGAAGAAAtcaaacagaatgaaaaagagaaaaatagtaATACAGGGGATCATGGGAGTGATGGACTAAGAAAGCCACTTTCTGAGTCTAGGCTTGTTGCTGGATATGTACCGTCTGCCAAAGAGAGTGCCAACATCCACACtgcagaggaggatgaggaagagcCTGATGTGTATTACTTTGAATCAGATCATGTGGCATTGAAACACAACAAAGAGTATGTGTAACTATGGTAACCAtgaattctgcttttgtttcttaccaaaaatacattattacaaaaattattAAGTATTTAACGTACTTCcacaaaaatttaaatcctttataattttcatacttttcagtcttcatttttcttgtttctacCTCAAGCAAAATTAAACTCTATTTAATATGCAGTATGGTACAGCAATGTGGTTTATACATTTCTAGCAATTAGGATTCTTGAGCCAgaacttgggtttttttgagtttctttgtgtttctgtttctttaaaaatgcatcttgtattttctcttaaaatctAGCTGGAGGGAAAACCAAAGGAATTATAACCTTTAATTAGATTTCAATCATTTATTGGTATATCCAATGGACACCACAGGTGCAGCTTATACAATTATCATTCTGCTGTGCATCAAAGTTCAAGTTAGATACTTTTTTGGAGTGTCATGGGAAAGAACTCAGTAATATTGGGTTCAGGAAGATGAATTGATAAAATGCAGCAACTTTCTCCAAAGTAAATGATGTCTacattgctatttttatttattatttattaattattattattattattactactactaataCAACAATTATTTTGCACTGagttttttttatgtttatcaGCTGAATGTCTGTAAGTAGATCTGTGGTAACTTTACCTTGTGGTAAATGTGAAAGagatttttgaaacaa carries:
- the ZZZ3 gene encoding ZZ-type zinc finger-containing protein 3 isoform X2; the protein is MAASRSTRVTRSTVGLNGLDENFCGRTLRNRSIAHPEEVSPHPQIRSRSPKKRPESVQTQKGSNGGRTTDLKQQSARESWVSPRKRGLSTSEKDNGDKQTVENSEKKQAEAVSPVLKRIKRCLRSEAPNSSEEDLPTKAEKESLEHKSLVSDNDAASTGTKRACRCLILDDCEKREVKKVNVCAEGFNNSAVVEEVAGYQTVNGVGERDSNSLNCDDCQLDGNTKQNSAGSHTPKDKTVAENGNSFAHSSLLLNSSKEDSVVDHYVPCTNSQEQVKLEDHKTINDCLPEEHANQAFEPATGSFSEIQSSLLRDSEEEVDVVGDSSASKEQCAENTNSNLNTHHDSASISGEPEPHSSVLNCVSAQMTNMLELQEHRYTLRTSPRRAAPARSSPTKNNSPCRENGQVEENNLSPTEKNVPVGINNINGSPKKSEEIKQNEKEKNSNTGDHGSDGLRKPLSESRLVAGYVPSAKESANIHTAEEDEEEPDVYYFESDHVALKHNKDYQRLLQTIAVLEAQRTQAVQDLESLGRHQREALKDPIGFVERLQKKVDMGLPFPQRVVQLPEIAWDQYTTSLGNFEREFKNRKRNSRRVKLIFDKGIPARPKSPLDPKKDGESISYSVLPLSDGPEGSTNSRPQMIRGRLCDETKPETFNQLWTVEEQKKLEQLLLKYPPEEVESRRWQKIADELGNRTAKQVASRVQKYFIKLTKAGIPVPGRTPNLYLYSKKSSSRRQHPLNKHLFKPSTFMTSHEPPVYMDEDDDRCSFHSHMDTAAEEEVSDEESIPVTYRELPEYKELLEFKKLKKQKLQQMHAESGFVQHVGFKCDNCGIEPIQGVRWHCQDCPQEMSLDFCDSCSDCLHETEIHKEDHQLEPIYRAETFLDRDYCMSQGTSYNYLDPNYFPANR
- the ZZZ3 gene encoding ZZ-type zinc finger-containing protein 3 isoform X1, giving the protein MAASRSTRVTRSTVGLNGLDENFCGRTLRNRSIAHPEEVSPHPQIRSRSPKKRPESVQTQKGSNGGRTTDLKQQSARESWVSPRKRGLSTSEKDNGDKQTVENSEKKQAEAVSPVLKRIKRCLRSEAPNSSEEDLPTKAEKESLEHKSLVSDNDAASTGTKRACRCLILDDCEKREVKKVNVCAEGFNNSAVVEEVAGYQTVNGVGERDSNSLNCDDCQLDGNTKQNSAGSHTPKDKTVAENGNSFAHSSLLLNSSKEDSVVDHYVPCTNSQEQVKLEDHKTINDCLPEEHANQAFEPATGSFSEIQSSLLRDSEEEVDVVGDSSASKEQCAENTNSNLNTHHDSASISGEPEPHSSVLNCVSAQMTNMLELQEHRYTLRTSPRRAAPARSSPTKNNSPCRENGQVEENNLSPTEKNVPVGINNINGSPKKSEEIKQNEKEKNSNTGDHGSDGLRKPLSESRLVAGYVPSAKESANIHTAEEDEEEPDVYYFESDHVALKHNKDYQRLLQTIAVLEAQRTQAVQDLESLGRHQREALKDPIGFVERLQKKVDMGLPFPQRVVQLPEIAWDQYTTSLGNFEREFKNRKRNSRRVKLIFDKVGIPARPKSPLDPKKDGESISYSVLPLSDGPEGSTNSRPQMIRGRLCDETKPETFNQLWTVEEQKKLEQLLLKYPPEEVESRRWQKIADELGNRTAKQVASRVQKYFIKLTKAGIPVPGRTPNLYLYSKKSSSRRQHPLNKHLFKPSTFMTSHEPPVYMDEDDDRCSFHSHMDTAAEEEVSDEESIPVTYRELPEYKELLEFKKLKKQKLQQMHAESGFVQHVGFKCDNCGIEPIQGVRWHCQDCPQEMSLDFCDSCSDCLHETEIHKEDHQLEPIYRAETFLDRDYCMSQGTSYNYLDPNYFPANR